One Dromiciops gliroides isolate mDroGli1 chromosome 3, mDroGli1.pri, whole genome shotgun sequence DNA segment encodes these proteins:
- the PRRG2 gene encoding transmembrane gamma-carboxyglutamic acid protein 2 translates to MVRVKSILYLAPLNTWALPGPLPSQVSSGAPPLLSWAGCLGPLGAGFCSLLSRPHSPKAGALGGLYSGQVGCVCPAMRGSPFLLLLYLGLTEASQPGLRKDHGADAGLAPTAVFLGAPKAQSFLGSGPGPQRFPRANHWDLELLTPGNLERECWEERCSWEEAREVFEDRTLTDRFWETYPYNGKGGAVHGRVDVAALTVGLGAGLLVLLLAALGTFWYLHRRRQLGRSSGPSPQRAFLVTEDLPLTPLPPPPGLPTYEQALAASGVHDAPPPPYQSIRRSR, encoded by the exons ATGGTTAGGGTCAAGTCTATCCTCTACCTGGCTCCTTTAAACACCTGGGCCTTACCTGGGCCCCTCCCCTCCCAGGTGAGCTCTGGGGCTCCGCCCCTTCTCAGCTGGGCTGGCTGCCTAGGGCCACTGGGAGCCGGGTTCTGCTCCCTCCTCTCCAGGCCACACAGCCCCAAAGCCGGGGCCCTGGGTGGTCTCTACTCTGGGCAG GTTGGTTGTGTCTGCCCCGCTATGAGGGGCTCCCCCTTCCTGCTACTGCTATACCTAGGGCTGACAGAAGCCTCCCAGCCTGGCCTGAGGAAAGACCACG GTGCTGACGCTGGTCTGGCCCCCACGGCTGTGTTCTTAGGAGCCCCCAAAGCCCAAAGTTTCCTGGGGAGTGGGCCTGGGCCGCAGCGCTTTCCCCGGGCTAATCATTGGGATTTGGAACTTCTGACCCCTGGGAACTTGGAACGGGAATGCTGGGAGGAGCGATGTTCCTGGGAAGAGGCTCGGGAAGTGTTTGAAGACAGGACCTTGACG GATCGTTTCTGGGAGACCTACCCCTACAATGGGAAGGGTGGCGCTG TGCATGGACGGGTGGATGTAGCAGCCTTGACTGTTGGGCTAGGGGCTGGCCTACTGGTCTTGCTCCTGGCAGCCCTAGGCACATTCTGGTATCTCCATAGGCGGAGGCAGTTGGGCCGAAGCTCTGGGCCCTCTCCCCAAAG AGCTTTCCTGGTGACTGAGGACCTCCCCTTGACCCCCTTGCCGCCTCCCCCCGGCCTCCCCACTTACGAGCAGGCATTGGCAGCTTCTGGGGTGCAtgacgccccccccccaccctaccAGAG TATTCGGCGGTCCCGCTGA
- the LOC122745634 gene encoding nitric oxide synthase-interacting protein — MTRHGKNCTAGAVYTYHEKKKDTAASGYGTQNVRLSRDAVKDFDCCCLSLQPCHDPVVTPDGFLYEREAILEYILHQKREIARQRKAYEKQRGAQQEEQRELSRAAAQDQLRGFLEKEAAIVSRPLNPFTPRPGASPGDAQPGPNSAPEAGDKDKDKAKELPSFWIPSLTPEAKATKLEKPSRIVTCPMSGKPLRLSHLISVHFTPVDGSVDRVGLITRSERYVCAVTRDSLSNSTPCAVLRPSGAVVTVECVERLIRKDMVDPISGTPLTDKDIILLQRGGTGFAGSGVRLEAKKSRPVMQA, encoded by the exons ATGACCCGTCATGGGAAGAACTGCACTGCAGGCGCCGTGTACACGTATCACGAGAAGAAAAAAGACACTG CGGCCTCAGGCTACGGAACTCAGAACGTCCGCCTGAGTCGGGATGCCGTCAAGGATTTTGACTGTTGCTGCCTCTCGCTGCAGCCCTGCCATGACCCTGTCGTCAC CCCCGACGGCTTCCTGTACGAGCGGGAAGCCATCCTGGAGTATATTCTGCACCAGAAGCGGGAGATTGCCCGGCAGAGGAAG gcATACGAAAAACAGCGAGGGGCCCAGCAGGAGGAGCAGCGGGAGCTAAGCCGGGCGGCCGCCCAGGACCAACTGCggggcttcctggagaaggaggCGGCCATTGTCAGCCGGCCCCTCAACCCTTTCACTCCTCGACCAGGGGCCAGCCCAG GAGACGCTCAGCCAGGACCCAACTCAGCCCCTGAGGCCGgggacaaggacaaggacaaagCCAAGGAGTTACCCAGTTTCTGGATCCCATCCCTGACCCCTGAAGCGAAGGCCACCAAGCTGGAGAAGCCG TCGCGCATCGTGACGTGCCCGATGTCTGGGAAACCCTTGCGCCTGTCGCACCTCATATCTGTCCACTTCACACCCGTGGATGGCTCCGTGGACCGGGTGGGGCTGATCACTCGGAGCGAGCGCTATGTCTGCGCAGTGACACGGGACAGCCTAAGCAACTCCACCCCCTGTGCCGTCCTGCGGCCTTC GGGGGCTGTGGTGACCGTGGAGTGTGTGGAGCGTCTCATCCGCAAGGACATGGTGGACCCCATCAGTGGGACTCCATTGACAGACAAGGACATCATCCTGCTACAGAGG GGCGGCACTGGCTTTGCAGGTTCTGGGGTCCGGCTGGAGGCCAAGAAGTCTCGTCCTGTGATGCAGGCCTAA
- the RCN3 gene encoding reticulocalbin-3, with translation MMWLWSLLLLGLGLGKGAWGKPPPDAGVPHSSRVHQQAPLSEAKHDDAHGDFQFDHEAFLGREAAREFDQLSPEESKARLGRIVDRMDRDGDGDGWVSLEELRAWIAHTQQRHIRDSVTAAWDTYDTDRDGRVGWGELRNITYGHYQPGEEFSDVEDAETYKKLLARDERRFRAADRDGDLQATREEFTAFLHPEEFPHMRDTVIAETLEDLDKNGDGYVQVDEYIADLYSPEPEGGEEPAWVQTERQQFQDFRDLNGDGHLDGREVGHWVLPPAQDQPLVEANHLLQESDTDKDGRLSKQEILGNWNMFVGSQATNYGEDLTRHHDEL, from the exons ATGATGTGGCTGTGGTCGCTGCTGCTACTGGGACTGGGCCTGGGCAAAGGGGCATGGGGCAAGCCCCCCCCAGATGCCGGGGTCCCTCACTCCAGCCGGGTGCACCAGCAGGCCCCGCTGAGTGAGGCCAAGCATGACGATGCCCACGGAGACTTTCAGTTTGACCATGAGGCCTTCCTGGGTCGGGAGGCAGCGAGGGAGTTTGACCAGCTCAGCCCAGAAGAGAGCAAAGCCCGGCTGGG GCGGATTGTGGACCGAATGGACCGAGACGGGGACGGGGATGGCTGGGTGTCACTAGAAGAACTCCGGGCCTGGATCGCTCATACGCAGCAGCGCCACATCCGGGACTCCGTTACAGCAGCGTGGGACACCTATGATACTGACCGGGATGGCCGAGTGGGCTGGGGTGAGCTTCGCAACATCACCTACGGTCACTACCAGCCGG GAGAGGAGTTCTCTGATGTGGAGGACGCAGAGACCTATAAGAAGCTCCTGGCGAGAGATGAGAGGCGGTTCCGGGCAGCTGACCGAGATGGGGACCTGCAGGCCACCAGGGAGGAGTTCACAGCCTTCCTGCATCCGGAGGAGTTTCCCCACATGCGGGACACTGTGATTGCT gAGACCCTGGAGGATTTAGACAAGAATGGAGATGGTTACGTTCAAGTGGATGAGTACATAG CGGACCTGTATTCCCCAGAGCCAGAGGGAGGCGAGGAGCCCGCCTGGGTGCAGACGGAGCGGCAGCAGTTCCAAGACTTCCGGGACCTGAATGGGGATGGGCACCTGGATGGGCGTGAGGTCGGGCACTGGGTGCTGCCCCCAGCCCAGGACCAGCCTCTGGTGGAGGCCAATCACCTGCTGCAGGAGAGCGACACTGACAAG GATGGACGCCTGAGCAAACAGGAGATCCTGGGCAACTGGAACATGTTTGTGGGCAGTCAGGCCACCAACTACGGCGAGGACCTGACACGGCACCATGATGAGCTCTGA
- the FCGRT gene encoding IgG receptor FcRn large subunit p51, protein MGSPSPNPPALPFLLLLFLSVLKVLSAGAPSLLYQLTAVSVAPQGTPRFWASGWLGPQLFLTYSSGGNAEPWGAWRWESQESWFWEKETWYLKTQERLLREALRLSKNQGAHTFQGLVGCQLEADNSSQHTARYALDGAELLTFDPVHRVWLGDSLEAQIVKKSWANESQRAEKESEFLLTTCPQKLKSHLQKGQGNFRWKEAPEVRARSHVEPGSAWSTLTCQAFSYFPPELEFTFLREGKPEPYSMRGVEQWPNGEGAFHSQVILRVPFGDESQYSCMVQHPALASSITVNFEASGGLPLPIRLSLVVGSLLFLVSLAGVVTFVVMCRRRGERPAPWIFRRRAGDDVGALLSAPGSAQDPSP, encoded by the exons ATGGGTAGTCCCTCTCCTAACCCCCCGGCTCTCCCCTTCCTGTTGTTGCTGTTCCTCTCGGTGCTGAAAGTGCTGAGCGcag GGGCACCATCTTTGTTGTACCAGCTCACTGCAGTGTCAGTTGCACCTCAGGGGACCCCCAGGTTCTGGGCCTCAGGATGGCTGGGtccccagctcttcctgacctaTAGCTCTGGGGGCAATGCTGAGCCCTGGGGGGCCTGGCGCTGGGAATCTCAGGAGTCCTGGTTTTGGGAGAAGGAGACATGGTATCTGAAGACCCAGGAACGATTGCTGCGGGAAGCCTTGAGGCTTTCTAAGAATCAGG GGGCTCACACTTTTCAGGGCCTGGTGGGCTGCCAACTGGAGGCCGACAACTCATCTCAACATACTGCTCGATATGCCCTGGATGGGGCCGAACTCTTGACCTTTGACCCTGTGCACAGAGTTTGGTTGGGAGACTCTCTGGAGGCCCAGATTGTGAAGAAAAGCTGGGCCAATGAGAGCCAGCGGGCTGAGAAGGAGTCTGAGTTCCTGCTCACCACCTGTCCCCAGAAGCTGAAAAGTCACCTGCAGAAGGGTCAGGGCAACTTCCGGTGGAAAG AGGCCCCTGAGGTGCGAGCCAGAAGCCATGTCGAGCCAGGGTCCGCCTGGTCCACCCTCACTTGCCAGGCCTTCTCCTACTTTCCACCGGAATTGGAGTTCACCTTCCTTCGAGAGGGGAAGCCAGAGCCCTACTCCATGAGGGGTGTGGAGCAGTGGCCCAATGGGGAAGGAGCCTTTCATTCCCAGGTCATTCTTCGGGTCCCCTTTGGGGATGAGAGCCAATACAGCTGCATGGTCCAACACCCTGCACTAGCCAGCTCCATCACTGTGAACTTCG AGGCATCTGGCGGACTACCCTTGCCCATCAGACTCAGCCTGGTAGTAGGCTCCTTGCTCTTCTTGGTATCCCTGGCAGGCGTGGTGACTTTCGTGGTGATGTGTAGGAGGAGAGGGGAACGCCCAG CTCCCTGGATTTTCCGGCGTCGTGCAGGGGACGACGTGGGGGCCCTGCTCTCAGCCCCAGGCTCTGCCCAGGACCCCAGCCCCTAA
- the LOC122745636 gene encoding vegetative cell wall protein gp1-like produces the protein MEGPRVSRSSTLPQSYCLRERYVLSNPHPPFPLPPRGSRSPNHAPARTELFRLSAPQFLKAPGLSLPLGAPCLPASSGHYNVRLQPRGPPRLPGSPAWPGPAQPAPLTLAWDSRDRPRSVPLLHPAFPHAQPTLAEASASPRFRSTPAPSAPCTPAPACVPGMPPGPLPLQEWAETR, from the coding sequence ATGGAGGGCCCACGGGTGTCTCGGTCCTCCACACTCCCCCAATCCTACTGCCTAAGAGAACGCTATGTTCTTTCTAACCCGCACCCTCCCTTTCCACTTCCCCCAAGAGGATCCAGAAGCCCCAACCACGCCCCCGCGAGGACCGAACTTTTCAGGCTCTCGGCCCCCCAGTTCCTGAAAGCCCCAGGCTTGTCCCTCCCGCTAGGGGCCCCCTGCCTCCCCGCATCCTCGGGACACTACAATGTCCGTCTCCAGCCCCGGGGCCCTCCCAGGCTCCCAGGCTCTCCGGCCTGGCCGGGCCCGGCCCAGCCCGCCCCGCTCACGCTGGCCTGGGACTCCCGTGACCGACCTCGGTCAGTTCCTCTACTGCATCCTGCCTTTCCCCACGCCCAGCCCACCCTGGCTGAAGCTTCGGCCTCCCCTCGCTTCCGTTCTACCCCAGCTCCATCTGCGCCGTGCACCCCCGCCCCCGCCTGCGTTCCGGGAATGCCCCCTGGTCCACTTCCCCTCCAGGAGTGGGCGGAGACAAGGTGA